A region of Streptomyces sp. R44 DNA encodes the following proteins:
- a CDS encoding MerR family transcriptional regulator, with amino-acid sequence MTADDSYDRLDDDDYPAYTMGRAAEMLGTTQGFLRAIGEARLITPLRSAGGHRRYSRYQLRIAARARELVDQGTPIEAACRIIILEDQLEEAQRINAEYRRAAESAAPPASD; translated from the coding sequence ATGACAGCAGATGACTCGTACGACCGTCTCGACGACGACGACTACCCCGCCTATACCATGGGCAGGGCTGCCGAAATGCTCGGCACCACCCAGGGTTTCCTCCGCGCCATCGGCGAAGCCCGCCTCATCACCCCGCTCCGCTCCGCGGGCGGCCACCGCCGCTACTCCCGCTACCAGTTGCGGATCGCCGCACGTGCCCGGGAACTCGTCGACCAGGGCACCCCCATCGAAGCCGCCTGCCGCATCATCATCCTCGAAGACCAACTCGAAGAAGCCCAGCGCATCAACGCCGAGTACCGCCGCGCCGCGGAATCAGCCGCGCCACCGGCCTCGGACTGA
- a CDS encoding PLAT/LH2 domain-containing protein, giving the protein MTWDGRAAGEQDPWWDPEATELLPHIAPGPAEAEPWRADGDVADTRPLARIDAAPGTPLPPAPASRRAPRGRPRRGTWVVAALAASAVGGLAVGAVLTAATGRSAATPPPGPTSPDQAVPQPTRTGPAAYEVTVATANAAGAGTDSDVQARLTDESGRTSPWTALDTPDHNDFEAGSRDTYVVGVPAGFGRPASLQLWKDGTDAWAVEADVRVTGPDGYAALWHPAESASRLWITGSDPVPEDAAPRFTQYSPNGTLAPAGQ; this is encoded by the coding sequence GTGACATGGGACGGCCGTGCGGCCGGCGAGCAGGACCCGTGGTGGGATCCGGAGGCCACCGAGCTCCTCCCGCACATCGCGCCCGGCCCGGCGGAGGCGGAACCGTGGCGTGCCGATGGGGATGTCGCGGACACCCGTCCGCTCGCTCGGATCGACGCTGCCCCGGGCACACCGCTGCCGCCCGCCCCGGCCTCACGCCGGGCACCGCGTGGCAGACCCCGGCGCGGCACCTGGGTCGTCGCCGCGCTCGCGGCCTCCGCCGTGGGCGGTCTCGCGGTCGGCGCCGTGCTGACCGCCGCGACCGGACGCAGCGCCGCGACACCTCCGCCGGGCCCCACCTCTCCCGACCAGGCTGTCCCCCAGCCGACGCGGACGGGCCCGGCCGCCTACGAGGTGACCGTGGCAACGGCGAACGCCGCGGGGGCGGGGACGGACAGCGACGTCCAGGCACGGCTCACCGACGAGTCGGGCCGCACGTCCCCGTGGACCGCACTGGACACGCCCGACCACAACGACTTCGAGGCAGGCAGCCGGGACACGTACGTCGTGGGCGTGCCCGCGGGCTTCGGTCGCCCGGCCTCCCTCCAGCTGTGGAAGGACGGCACCGACGCCTGGGCCGTCGAGGCGGACGTACGCGTCACCGGACCTGACGGGTACGCAGCGCTGTGGCACCCCGCCGAAAGCGCGTCCCGCCTCTGGATCACCGGAAGCGATCCCGTCCCCGAGGACGCCGCACCCCGGTTCACGCAGTACAGCCCGAACGGCACACTCGCGCCCGCCGGGCAGTGA